Part of the Scomber japonicus isolate fScoJap1 chromosome 2, fScoJap1.pri, whole genome shotgun sequence genome, aaattgtacaaAAAGAAGAATAGTTGAATGATTACTGTACTGGAGACAgatgtgtgtgcacacacacgttttttctgttgttagtcacattttgtgaatttgatcattttcatgaACAAGGCCGAttgtttttcactttcacagctttttttaaaaaaggggagTGTCTGCTCTGCTCCTCATGGCTCCTCCCGCTCTGTTGATGGTGCTGATGGCCGTTGCCATGGCAACTGGGGCCCGTTCAGTaggcagtgaggaggagaaCGAACTGGATTATGGGTACTGGAACTACAGAGAGGGAGGTAAATCATGAGCCTGTGTTTGATCTTTCCACGTTGCAAGATACAGAGTGTAATGAATCACTGTGTGACAAAATGTTTGAAGCCGAGATTTATAAGAAATAATTCACACGTGAACTGAATGAAATGCAGCAATTTGTGATTCATGACAAATAAATCTTACAGAGGTGACTGCAGTAAAATAATTATAACACATGTGCCTCTCTGAGTGGCCAATATTCCTGATACTCTGAGGCTGTTTTCATTTCAGCTGACAGAGTCAATGTGGCCTCAGTGCGCAGTGTGACCAGAGTTTTAGACGTCTGGGGAAAACGCATTTTCAATGAGATCAAGACTTTGCTGCACTCACAGCCCAGCACACTGCTGCCTGACTACTCCAGGTAACTTTAACACACGTCATCCTCTCATAGCTCCTGACCACAGCATCCTGTTATTATCAGGAGGTTCAATCCActctttttaaaacacacttttagtggttatgatataatataatatatttatggtGATTTCTTTTCCTGCATTTCCACTACAATTAGTTCCTGTATAATGGTCTCCAGGTATCACAGCTCTGTTGGTACCTTGTGACCTTATTTAACCTTTTCCAAAGTCTTGTCTTCATTTAGAAGGAACGTAATCTTTTCTTTCAAGAAGGAGAGCCTCTGTTGTGATGAAGCTCACCTACTAGGTGAAATTAAAATAGATGGGGACAAACAACATAAGATTGAACAGTTACATCAATAATTGAATGTGaaactaactttttaaaattctgGCACCGATGACAGATGAAGAAGACATGTCaagtcttttttaaaacaacagtcaggtgtctaTATAAACATTGAAATAAGATTTCCCCATTGTAATCATTCCTGCTGATCataatgaatattaaaagatcctcttcaaatgtgttttcagtgtaagtgatgggggacaaaatgctcagtgtgtccacacagtgtgtccacacatacagaaatgtatttaaaagtttatctcaAGGTTAGGTAGTCTGGGTTAGTCATATGAAGTGGATACCTGCCACATTTACAATCTTTGttgcatcaaattccctctttgtgtttccctgttgagcagtggtggaagaatagtaacaaaaagactttggtactaaacaGACTGTAATATTGAAAGATATCTAATTGTTTGACTCATTTGATTTGCTGAATCTTCATATTAGCttctgattttttaaattcatttttgcacagaaggcgGCCTGTTTATTTTGTCCACCATCATATATATAGTGCGTTAGGAAGGCAtcctcagtatgaacaggaggaataattatgacaagaaaaaaatctgaattaagTTGGCCAACtgtcaaaattgtgaacctgtcttCTACCTTACCCAACCGCCTGTCTGTTGTTGTTGAGTTttgcagaaaacaaaaaaatgatggTCAGTTGTCTTCCAAATTTTCACTTGAAATTATAAGCAGCTACAATGATGTCCTCCCACTTGTTTCCACCTGTACGCCTACTTTTTTAACGTGATATTTCGTTCACGGTACGTGTAGATTATCGCGGTGTTTTCTCCTTACAACTCTGCGAGTCCCTCTCTGAAGCTGAgcctcctctgttcctcctgcAGGGTGCGCCCTCTGTCCGAGTCCGTCAACGACCTGTTCAGAGAAGTCTCCCTGCTGCACCGGCGCATCACTGAGCTCAGCCATCGCCTAGCAACCCTGGAACCTTTCCTCCGTCGCCACGGCTACcgaaaggagggggaggagttGGCGGGAGAGGGCCGTGCTCTGGTACCTCAGACCCTCAGAGGGCAGATGACTAGCCTGGCCCGGTACAACCCGAGGAGCGGGGTGAGGGCGAGCCACCCGAAGGGGGACCGGGTGGTGAGGAGAAGACGGGTGAGAGTGTTGAAGAACGGGGGAGTGAAGGTGCTTCAGAGTGAGAGAtagagtggagaggaagaaggtaaaGAGTGGGAATGTTTCAGATTTTgcaaatattatataatgtgtGAAATATATCTTTGAAATTTGTAGATTTTCTTTATGTAAAACGACAATAACTCGCCCTGTGAGCTCAGGACTGATGCAGCATTTTGTAGTCAATAACTTCTTTAATAAACTCTTGTGATTATCACTGTTTTTGTTCCTTATTGTGAGATTGAGTTTGACAAACTGGAATAGCTACAAAACTCCTTACTCATTCCTAACACTATAAATCTATGTTACTCTATCACACTTCAATTAGTTCCAGTGCTTTATTCAACAATACTTTTCTTTTAGCTTCAAGTTAAACTCTTTACCTTGTAAACAGTATCCTGAGAGATGGAGATGTGCATTTCTCAAAGAAATGGTTTAGTCATTATCACaagatgtatttttatatgttttctttcttttctttagccTACTGGCACATGAAACAATTATGGAGACTCAAAGTGgtcaatataaatgaaatacagAAGATAGCTGTTATTTCTGCATGAGCAATCATATCCCAGTTTGTCTTGTCCGACAGACGCAgacttataataaaaaaatggatgtattaaataaataatcactgagaaaaaatgtggaTGTGAAGTacaaacatttagaaaaaagtcGTTTTGACTTCACTGTAATAAACTCAGCTATTCTGGAGAAGAAGCATCATCTTGCTAAATCATACTGAGCACTTTAGTTCCTCATATTTACTAAGGTTATAAAAGCAGAAGAGGAAAATGTGACATGAGAggccaaaaagaaaagaaaggtaaAATAACCCCTGTACCTACAAACTGATTTCATCAATTGTTAGATCAAATCAAAACTTATGTTTCTTTTAACTATTTCACACCAAAAAACATTCAgtattacatcattttacattcaaaCTCATCATGGAGCTTGGCACTGTCCAAACAACTGCACAATGTTGCCTTGAGGCCACAAATAGAAAAGCACAATTTAGGAATATTTCATAAAGTCTTTAAACCATTAATTTTGCTTCTTGAAATATTCATCCACATGTATTTTTTCAACATGTTATCTTGACTTAAAGGTGTAAAATAGTCAAA contains:
- the si:ch211-243a20.3 gene encoding uncharacterized protein si:ch211-243a20.3, which translates into the protein MAPPALLMVLMAVAMATGARSVGSEEENELDYGYWNYREGADRVNVASVRSVTRVLDVWGKRIFNEIKTLLHSQPSTLLPDYSRVRPLSESVNDLFREVSLLHRRITELSHRLATLEPFLRRHGYRKEGEELAGEGRALVPQTLRGQMTSLARYNPRSGVRASHPKGDRVVRRRRVRVLKNGGVKVLQSER